The DNA region TGGCTGAACATGGGACACTCATTGCTGCTGAGGAGGCACCTGCAGGGTCTGTGCTGATTGAGCAGTCATCACTCAGGaggggcagcctctgctgcctcttGGCACACACTGATCCACAGTCTTGCTGAGCTGccctcttctgcttttttgctgcttttttttgcctgagggttttatattttttcatgtcAGTACTTTTCAGTTGAGTCCTTGGGCTCGTAACGATTACCATCTCAACAATTACACTTCGGTCTGTTTTTATTCTTCTTATCTTGCAGGGCTTTAGTTCATGGACTCTCTCACAGCTCAGCAACAGTTTTCTCAATAAAGCTGAGCCAAGGTCACCCAGTGTTGCATCACCAGATTAGTCCTTGGGCCAAAGACAGCTGAATGCTTGACTGAAGGTTGTTGCATAGCTATAGTTACTTGGAAATAAATGGCACTAGTAAGTCACTTTCAGGCTGAAGGATAGGAAGAAGttgttgctgcttttgcttAAGGTGTTCACATCTGGCTCTTCcagataaaaaaaaaccaactctgAAGGTTGTTGCCTCTTGTACCTCCCGGAATCATTAAATAGATATCAGACATTATAAGAATTAGTGACACTTTCCATCAACACTAATCCTTTTCCAGTTTACTTTTAGTATGTTGCTGGTTTCTCACTCTCCTAGGTGTGAGTAAACAGTAGAGTATAAGGTGTCTGGTAGGATTGTTCTGCAGTCTCACGTGCCTTCCTTCCTCACCTGGTACCATTTCTCgtcatttgttttcttttttacttatGTGCCTAGGGATGTTGTGGTATATAATACcacttttggttttttataaTACCATTTACCATTTTCTGTTCAGAGATCTTGCCTAGATATCAGTGGGTTTAGAGCATCTTGGGGTTATGATATACACATACCCTGAAACTAGAGTTGAGACAAACCCATAGTAGCAGGTGAGCAGTTGGATTGAGTGTGTCCCAAAGgtcctgcagcactgagaaaATGGGTAAAGATGGATCTGAGTCACTCTAGAGGCCTCACTGGTAACACACATGCTGTGAAATGTCACTGTTAAAGATGATGAAAATGCTTCTTACCCTGGCCAGAACAATGTATTGTTCAGAACACAAAATATTGACAGAATACAAAACAGTGTGCAGAGGAAACCAAGTAGATCCTGCCCATGTCTATCAGGAGTGAAATGCTTTAGTAAGAGAATTATTGTGAAAATAGTATAGACAGAAATGCTTTAGTAAGAGACAATTATTGTGAAAATAATGTAGATAGAAGCAGCTGAGAATCGGGCAGCTGGAAAGCTCCAAAAGTTCCATCTCACACAGCAATAAAAGGACTATTTGTATAACAGCAAAAAGCTGTTCTCAAGGTTTGTCCTGGGATGCTGTCTAATAAAAAGTGTTTATTCTGTTGTTTTCCAGAGGATTGTATGATATTGTTGTAGCAAAAGACAACCAGTCTCGCTGTGTGGGCCGCTACGATAACCACGGCAGTTTTGGGGAGCTGGCATTGATGTACAACACTCCTAGAGCTGCCACCATTGTTGCCACAACAGAAGGAGCCCTTTGGGGACTggtaaggaaaggaaattgctCGCATAATATTTTAAGCAGTACCTCAGCGTGTCCAGAGCTTCTCTTGATATGGCTCCTCTGCTCATAGGTATTTTATCAGGACCTGCTATCTCATCTCCTGGCTTGACAGTCCATTGTGCAGATCTTTTTGGCTGACTTTCTAGAACAACTTGTCTATAAAAACTATATCACTAGTTCTATCTGTCCCTTTATAGTTTTGCTTTTACTGTAATTGGGGCTTTTGTtggtggggaagaaaaacctcctggttttgttttcatcctGCAGAGGACAGTGGAGCCATTAaagcactcttttttttttttttttgggaggggaaaaaatacataaattatgTTCCTTATTTTCAACTCACCTTCCTACCATTTTGTCTCTTAAGGGAATGAGAATGTGTTAAATATCTTCTTGAGGATGTTAGTAATTTAAAGAGGTCAGGAAACTGCCcaaagctttgttttccttcacaaTAAACTGTGGTTCTGTTACCTTGGAAGAGGTTCTCAGGTCAGCATGACCTATGAGATGCCGAGCTAAACGATGGTGTTGCTTTGCCTTTagccctgcagtgctgtagCCATTAGTTTCCTTTTTTAGTTCTTTTCTCTGCACTATTTGCATGGGGTTATTTTCCCAGTGCTCTCTTACTCATCTCTGAGAGTTGGCATAAAAAGTGGATTGTGCGATCGGCAGAGCTTTGAAGCCACAAGTGTTGTGTGCCCCGGGCTCCTCGGCAGCCGTGCTGGGGGCTGGCCGCTGGTGTGACCTTGATTGTGGGACTGATCCgctgctgcacgtggctgttCCTGCCATCCCGGCCTTGCTGGGACATCTGACTTCCCTTTCATTTGTGATGTGAAAGAAAAGAGTTTGGTAAATCAACCAGGGAGTAATGTCACAATCTCATTTCTGGAGGAAGACAGAACAAAGCAGCTAGCTACAAACTGAACTCATtcataaaaggaagaaaatgagaagattATTCTTTGTTCCAGTTTGCCTTTGAAAAGAACTGTATAAATTGGGTTAATTTTTGATTTagtttttctgtgattctattcaATTAATTAGCAAGCTGTAGATGAACAGGGACCTCTTACTAATCATCTGTCCTATGAACATTTTATTAACTAAGGCTGCATCTTCCTCTCAAACTTCAGTTATTTCTTCCAGTTACTCTGTTTGTTGCCGTGTTTTATTGTACAATTTTGTCCCTAACGtaatttaaacatattttttattagtATGCAGAAGTCATTGCTTAAGCTCTTTGGTAATCTGCCTTTGGGAAGTGTGGATTACTCCTGCTGCATTGCAGGCTTAGGCCAACAGAAATCTGGAAGGCTCAGGCACCAAGCAGTTCCCACAGTGGGTCCCTTCTGGAGGAGGGAAATGTCCTCAGCCTTTGCTGCTGAATGTGTCTGGGGGAAACCTCACAGTCACACACGCTGCCTTCAcagcttggcttttttttttttttttgctcgAATACCACTGCTTCTCCTCCCTCACTGATACTCCCAAGCAGGTGAATTCAgattttttatgcttttacaATCCCCCCCCAGTTTCTGCATCTTTCTGCTTCTCCAGACACAAACATTTGAAGACACTTTTACCACTGAagaattcctttaaaaacagaaaaatcccttATGCTTTATCATCTGTTTTTCTACTTTGGATAACAGTAATACCATCCTGCCTTTCATCTTCCTCATCCTTCAACTTTAATGTTCCGTTGATATCACCTCTATTAGTCCTTATTACAAGTATTTGCAGCCTGCATCCCTTAAAGATGTCTACATACTTGAAAATACCTCTTCACctcaaaatgctgctgcttaGGTACCAGCTGATGGTTTTGGGAACCGAAGGAATGGCTCTCAGGATGTTTCTGGGGTCTTTTTTGgttggtgtggggttttttgttgtttgtttgtttttagtttttttttttgtggtggttatttttggggggagttggtttgtttttttttttgtgggtgtttttggttttttaaaattttttggtACCATTTTCTTGACCAAATttctgctcctgtcctctgactttttttttggtttttacaCTTATGGCTCCAGCTGCGCACGGCAAGCTGCATCTGTAGCTTTGTTGGCGGATTCCGGCGGGGCAGACACTGAGAGGAGCCCGCGGTGCCCTGCGGCGGGGGTGCCCTGCGGTGCCGGTGCCCTGGGTGCCGGTGCCCTGCGGTGCCGGTGCCCTGCGGTGCCGGTGCCCTGGGTGCCGGTGCCCTGCGGCGCGGGTGCCCTGCGGCGCGGGTGCCCTGCGGCGGGGGTGCCCTGCGGCGGGGGTGCCCTGCGGTGCCGGTGCCCTGCGGTGCCGGTGCCCTGCGGTGCCGGTGCCCTGCGGTGCCGGTGCCCTgcggtgccggtgccgctcGGGCAGCGCTCCCGCTCGGCTCCGCTCAGTGTTGGCGGAGCCGCCGGCCCCGCAGCGCCGCTCTGTGGCCGCGCGGCGCAgcgcgggcggggccggggcgatTTTGCCCCCTTGGCGTTTGGGCTGCACCAGCACTCTCAGCAGCTGTTCCGTGCGGAGCGCGCACACAGCTGGCAGTCAGGAAGTGGTCCTTGCAGAAGCTGGCTCTTGGATCTGAGAAGATGGAGTGAACAAGCCTGCTGCTGTTTGATTCTCTGTTCCTGACCTGAGAGCAGTATAAATCTTCAACACTGGAAATCTGTGACTCAAGTAGAGAAGAATCCAATCAGACTTAGTTCTGCAGTTGCATTAACAAGTGCTGGAAATGCCAATTTTCACTGGCTTCAGCAGGAAGAGCGAAACTTCTTCATTTGATGCAGAAGCATGAAATATATATTAGCAAACAggcaaacaaaaccccaaaactccaccCAGAAAAACTGTGTAAGAATAAAAATTGAATCCCTAAGTGGTTGTCTGAGAAGGATCAGGTCTTGCAGGTccctattttttaatttgttattgCCAGAAGTACTTTAAAAGGAGCTGTTGCAGGATTGTGGTGGATATGGTATCACTTCAGCAGatgctttcccagccctggcatttGCTGTAAATACTGGATCATGTTTGTCAGTTCTTCAAACAGGGAGCATTTCAGTGAAGAGGAATAATGaatttctctgtgctgtttctTGCAGGATCGAGTGACGTTCAGAAGAATTATACTGAAAAACAACGCAAAGAAGAGGAAGACATATGAATTATTTATTGAGTCTGTGCCCCTTCTTAAATCCTTGGAGGTAAAACCTCTCAGAGACATCTGCATCAAATTCTTGCATTAGCAGCAGCTCCAGTCAGTGTTCCTGCTATCTATATCAGAAATCTGTTGTTTTTGCTTACAACAAAATACTAAGTGCTGCTTTGGTATCACATACACTACACAAATTAATCTGCATTGTTGAAAtagttttagggtttttttccccagatccTTTATTCACAGTAGCAATTTGCTGATTTTTATCtcattctgattttttaaaagttctttacacaaaaaaaaaaaaaaaaaaaaacaaccccaaaacaacaaaaaacccacaccaaaaatatgtatttcaggGAACAGGTATCAAAATGCAGTTTGGTAGTCAGGGCTGTGGTTGCCAGTGAGGCTGTGATATTGAAGTAAGGATACAGTCACTGGGATGCCTGGCCTTTATCAGCCAGGAATGGTTTTAAATTTGATACAAAGGTGTGAGCTGTCGTAGTCTTGCTTTAAGATTAATTCAATATTCAGGAGTTAAACTGCTAAAGGGTAGCCCTGTGACTTGGGAATGCAGTCACACTGTGCTGTTGGGTATATGATGCCTGAATTTAGGAACAATGTGGAAATTGTCATTTCCATTGATTCACCCTGTATTGTCAGAGGGTTTTTGGAACTGACCAACCTGCTTTTGCATTAGTCTGTTTCTGCCTTAAACCATAATTTAACTTTCCTCATAAAAAACCACTTTCCAGCATTAATCTTTAGTATTTGAGCTCTTAATCTCTTTGGGAGAAGATTACAAAATTGCAAATATCATTAGGTGTGAACAACAGCCCCTACTGTGTATTATTTTGGGCATACATTGTAGCTGTGGAAAGGATAAATTACAACACCTTCTTTCTCAGTGCCTGGCTTAAACTGGTTCCATCAATGTGACTTTTTTTGAGCACAGAAATGACTCAAATATTTAAAGATACAGCAAAATAACTCATTAGCACTGGATGGCTTTTTGCATGACACATTGCAGTTGAATCATGCATGGACCAGAATTTGATTTCTCAAAGATAGGCAAGATGAAGGTGCACTTGGGGAATGAATGGATTGATTGCAACTGAATCATCTGCTGAATTTTAACTGTTaggattttattcctttcttgGTATGAttttttgtgctgctctgaagcAAGGAAATTGTTTTGTGGGGGTCTAAATGGGTGGTGGGAAACCCTGGAGATAACTCATTTCTCCCTTCCTGTTTGTGAAGACTCAGACACTGGCATGGCAggtgctgcctcctgcccttgcTCCCAGTGCACAGCCCTTGTCCTTGTCATGTCACCTTTCTTTTCAATCTAGGAATGAGTTCTTGGACACAATTCCTCCCACACATGTTTTTAAGTATGTAgtggttaaaatatttttgaaatgttttgctgGTATTTCTCATTAGAGTTTGTTCTTAGAAAATTTATAACATTTTTCAGAGTGTTTTCTTCAAATTTCAACTGAATCCTAAAGAAagtgattttttccccctttccctttgcTCTCAACCATCCAAATCAGTTATTTTTTGAGTGGTTAGAGaagcacagggatgggacactAGACAATTTATTTCCCTGTTGATTATGGTAGCTTTAACACCTGTGTTGCAGTGCTATGACAATGTCATTTTGGGGCTATATTTATAaattgtgtgtttgtgtgtctaGTGAATGTCTGTTCATTTCAGGAGGGGTTGTAGAGATTCAGGAGAGTTCATAGAGATAAAGTATAACTGattattgtttttaattttcctctttgttcCAGGCATCAGAACGAATGAAGATAGTGGATGTTATAGGAGAGAAGGTGTATCAAGATGGGGAACGTATAATTTCTCAGGTACTTTAGATTTCAAGTTCTCTTTATCATTCtcctttctgtgcttctgttttttctgtttggaattGACTTGCAGAGTTGTATTACTTGGACCAACTTGGCatttattctttaatatttctgatttatttgaCCACTTCTTGAATGTTTGGGGAATAGACAGTATGTATTTTGCTGCAAATTTATTCTATTACTTTAGCTCCTTGGTATTTCTTCTCTCATCTATGTTTTTTTAAGTAGTCTTTGCATGGATTCAAGATGAATGTGCCTTCAGAAGCTGAAATTAAATGAAGCAGTTTTCCATTAAATGCCCCATGTAGCGTTTTCCTAGGCCCCTAGGGCCAGATTAAACAGGGAGTCACTAGCTCTAAGAAACTGTCAGAGTTAATGTTTAAATGTTGCATCATCTTCTCCCAGCCTTGTTTCATACTCAAGTTACAACCATTTCCCTCCATCCTTCCCATCACATTCATCTCCTTGACCACTTGACTTAATGTcagatttctctctctcctcactttgtttcagttttttctggTGAGCTCCCATTCCTTTatcagctccttttccagcctttgtCTCCCTGAAGCCTTTAGTCCCTTTGCTTTTGGTTTGTAGCAGGAGGCACGTTGCAGATCTCCACTCTGACTTCCAGCCCTATGCCAGGCTCACAGGGGCAAAGATAGAGAGGAAATATCCTTCCTGTCACAGATAAGACTTTATAATTTTAAAGTGCTGGTGAAGCTCTCCAGAGCAGATGTAAGTTGGGATCACTTGAAGATTTTAAACATGATGAGGTTGAGAGAGATGTGAAAAATGTTCTAGAACCTctcacagaatgacagaatagTTGAGGTTGGAAGGACCCCTGGAAGTCACCTCGTCCAACCCCTCTGCTCAAGCAGTGCCTCAGATAGTTTATTGGTACCTTCTTccaactgaaagaaaaagtcaCTAAATCTCTTTTATTAAAATTTGCTTCTGAAAATTCTAGGTTCTGCTTAATTTCACTAGCTATTGCCTACTTCCATCAGGATCAGAAGATTTTCATTTAAGCGATTTTGCTATATATCATCAATCtcctttgtgttttcctttcctcctgcccccttaCTGAATGATGTGCACTAGTACTTCCTTCCCTGTGGGCTCCTCTGGTGTATTACCCAACCAGTCACCTTTTAATGTTAAGAATCTGAGTGTTTGTCAATTCTAGCAGATTTCTGCAGAAGGCCTAGTTCAAAATGAATGTATGAATACCATTTAGACATACTTTCACAGTCGagtaaaaaagaatttattttagcttttcttcTTCACAGGGTGACAAAGCAGACTGTTTTTACATTGTAGAATCTGGAGAAGTAAAAATCTTGATTAAAAGCAAGGTGAGTTCAAATTGAGTGATTAGGCTTTGTATTAATCAATCTGTGATTTGACTGATTATTACAAGAGATGTGAAAAAGCCCACCCTgagttattttaataaattattttatgatgttGATCATTATTCGTGTGATGTAGGTTGTAAACTCCCATTCCTGTTCTGAAGCAGCCAGAAGTCATTTTACTAAAGTGCCAAGGTCTTTTGCTTctgtctgctgctctgcaaactAACCTGATATGTGAGAGACTGAGAGAGCCTGCAGCTcaacccatcccatcccttccaaCACTGATACACTTTGCCTGGCCTTAAGGGTGGATTGTCTTCTACAATCATTTCTTCCATGATTGTAGAAGACTGCACATTACAAAATGTGGGGTCTGTTATCTTTAGTGACATACTAGGTATTGGCATTTGCATGGGTCTCTGTACAGTCTGAAGCAGCCAGGGGAACAGCATGTGGTGCATGATAAAGCCTGTGTTAGGCTACACAACGGCAGTTCCCAAAGCTGTAGCAGTTGATACCTGCCTGTCTCAAAACTTGTGGGCTGGCACACATTTTTCTTACCCAGTTTCCAGTTGAACTTGGTGTTGACTTGTTCTACCATGACTTGGGAGTCAGTAGTTTGAAGGCCTGAAACCAAGGAGCTGTTCACAGGTGTAAAGTATCTGGGATTATTAACTGTAGCCTTGTACAAGAACAAAGCTGTGTGCAAATACTGAAACTGCACTGTTTGACAGACCATGACGAGTAAAGAAGCTAATCAAGAAGTGGAGATTGCCCGGTGTCACAGAGGGCAGTACTTTGGAGAGCTTGCACTTGTTACCAACAaacccagagcagcctctgcctaCGCTGTTGGGGAGGTCAAATGTTTAGGTAAGCAGGTGGTCTGTGTTTCTAGTcatccttttctgttctttgcttGTCTCATGGACCATGCTTGAGCGAGCAGCCATTCAAAACCCAGCAACCTTTTGAGAACTGGCAGTCAGATTCCAGAAGCTGGGAGCATGGGCTGGAGGGGAGCTCCAGGTGGAAGCTGGAGAAGCACTGCTGCTTCCTCATGGCCGATTTTCTATTTCCTGTATGTGTGGCCTGTACTTGTTTGTCACACATAGCCTTCAGGTCATCTTTTAATACCACTATGGGGTGTATTTGCCTCGGTGTTTATTCTTGAGATCAGGTTTGTATTTCATTAATCTTGTTTCTCCAAATAACAGTATGAAGAGAAATCAGAAACAtgatttctgtttctgtggttCCTTTTGAAGCCTCAGCCCTAAGTGGGTTGAACTGAAGGTCTGTGTTCTGAGTTCAAAAAGCAGATTGGTATTTGGAGTCCTTTTTGACAAACAGTCTTGTTTTCATCTCTGTTCCATTACAGTCATGGATGTGCAAGCATTTGAGAGGTTGCTTGGACCCTGCATGGACATTATGAAGAGGAATATAACACATTACGAGGAGCAACTGGTGGCAATGTTTGGCTCTAGCATGGACCTGATGGATCCAGGGAATTAGGCACAGGGTACCTCAATGCCTTCTTAGTTCAAGACACAGAGAAGCCTCCTATCAGCAACACAACTCACAAGGACAACGGACACTATGGAACAgttactgctgctgttttcttggGCATTTTAGAAACCATAAACAAGTCTCAGCACAGATGGATTGCTCACTCCTCCCTGCCTCCACTTTGCTGCTGATACTTCATTATTAGACCTAGATTAAAGATGATTCTAACCCTATGTTCACTTACTTGGTTCAGAATGGCGTCTGTCCAACAGTTCAAGTGCCTGATACGAAACCCAAAGTGTGCAAGACATAGGAGCCTCCTTCCTTCTGGGTGTCACTGTTGGGGTAAATTGTCCCTTCAGATTCTGTAGTGGGAGGTTGCCTGTTCTGCAGAGGCAGCCTGTGGAATACAAGCCTTTTATGGGCTGATTACCTTCATCTGATGCTTTCCTTACACAATGtcaaatttgcttttaattgtAGCATCTGGGTTTGAAGTTAAAGTATCAATGGAGCCAATGAATAAGATGGCACTGAAGTTTTGGTCCtcctgctgaaagcagcaggtAATAAATATAAAGAACTCTTTAAACCAAGTAAACTgagctggggacatgggagaGTCTGCTTAGCAACCAGATGCAGAAAACGTATTTTAAGTGTTTTCTGAGCAGCAAAGAAAATTGGTTTACTCTATGCTGTCCAACAAAGTGCAGTGGTTCAGATCAAATGGCCTGAAAGTGTCATACTTGTCATCTCCCCAAATTTGCTCCTTGTTCCTGACACCAAGTACATTTTATGGTGGTGAGATAACAATATATGACCTTCTCTTGCTTACAAAGGTCCTTTATACTGCTACATTTCCCAGGGTGCAGTTGTTGACTGGGTCagttttaaagctttttaaGGAGGTGAAtgttttgtaatttaaatgaaGACTACTCTTGTACTTGTTTACAGGAGCTTCCCCTAGTCCTAACATTTCACAGTATTTTAACTTCATTAGACACTTGAATGCTTCCAAATACCACATTGATTTGCTAAACTTTTCAAAAGTTGGCAACATTTGACTTTGTAAAGCAAATGTCTTTGCTAACTATGCAGTTGGTGTGTTTGAGGAGTCTTTTTGGTTTAGGTGATAACTAAGCTAATGATGTTTATCTAAAATATCTGTTAAATTTGCAGCATTTATTAGGTAGATTCTGTTTCTATAGCTTTAAGGACCTTAATTGGCATATGGCTGAGATTTTATCAGGGTATTATCTAAATAAGAATCAGACCATGAGAAGGACATTTTTATGGTTTTCAAACAGACTATATACATTAAGACATTGAATTTGGAGGTAATAAATTTAGTGACCCTTTGAGTTTGCATTCTTCCACAGCTCATGCAAAACATATTGGTGTTTTATGAGgttataaaattttaatagtGAATACTAGTGTAACAGAACGTGCTCTTTTTATTCATGGCCATGTAAGCAAGAATGGAAGGATGCTAATCTTGAATTCCTGCTTTTAGTTCTCACAGTGGACATTTCTCTAAGGCATGAGATGCTTAGCAGCAGCTCTAAGCTGATTTCTGGACAGTTTTCCCCCCTATAGTGGATGAGCTCCTCCCATTTCCTGCAATATGAGTAAGATGGAAAGTTGATAAATTTGAATGACTGTTGTCCAGTTACTGTAATTGCAgtcatatttttatataatgcAAATGATTTGTAATGGACACCACTGAGCTTGGTGTTTCCATATTATTAAAGTTCTGGTCGTGATGTCTAGTGGCTGTTCTAACTGCATGTATTTTAGAACAGTGAATTTCACTTGCTTTCCTGGGCTGTTTCTTTGTCATAAATTACAGCCAAAGAAGCAGCAGGTACTTTTCACTCATGCTTCCAAGGTTTAACaccaaagacaaaaataattgttttcatcacagaatttaaaaaccaaacaaaacccaaaccaaaccaacaaagaaaaaaagaaaacacactcaTCAGCTCCTTGCAGTGATAGCAGATACAACTTTAAGATACTTTGGGTATCTTACGCTCCATGACAAAGAGAGTTTCTGAAGCCAGCTCATGTCTGTCCTGTGAACCAAACAGAAACTGGTCTCTAAACCAGCCTGAATTTCTGTGCTGCCTAAAGTGTCATGTGAGCTAAAGAGAAATTTGCTGTGAATAATCACCAGCTGGCCTTTGTTGCTCCCAGGCAGAATGTCCTCTCCTTTATCCAGAGGAGCCTGGCAGGTTGGGCTGCCTTACAGATGGATTCTGTAATGCCTTTGGTTctgtgcaggacagggctgTAACCTCAGCACAGAGAAACACAGGCCGTTGTTCCAAAGCTTAACCAAAACCCAGGCAAGGCTGATGTCAGATTCTTGAGATATTTCTGCCTCGAAGGCAGAATTTGCTGGCTTCTAAAAGTCAAAGACAAGaatataaaaccaaaatattggGATCCCATGTGAACAAGAACAAGGCTTTGAAGTTTTACCTTTCTCTGGGCTCCCTGGAGCAATGGCATACTGGGCAGTGCCATCCTGCATCCAGGGTCTGTGCAGCATCATTCTGTGGTGTAGAGAGGCAGCTGGCTTTGAGCTGAAAGAGAATGGGCTGCTAAGAAGGCTCATCCATTTAAGAGCTATAATGTGCAATGTGCCTGATTAGTTTGGTCTAGTTTAACCAACCCGTTTGTACAGTTTTGGAGCATGAAGGTAGTGGAAAGAAAGCTTCTTTAGTAAAATACTCAATATTGCCAGGAGTCTGGTTAGAGCACCAGCAGTGAGCAAAAATGGGCGATGTGCAAGTGCTGATACTGAGTCCAGGGAGCAACTACAGCACGTGTTTGTGACcatctgccccatccctgtatCTCAGCTCATTCCTTTGCACTCTGTTCATTGCAGTTGTTGCAATGAGAGTAAGCCCAAGTGTTTTGTTACCACTCAGTGTTCAGTAAATGCTACTGAGTCTCTGAAATAGGCAGTGAAGAGAGATTTcgtttttttgttttaataaaacaacTCAGCAGCAAAGTGGGCACAGAGGATCATGTTTTCGAGGCTTAGAGGAAGACATCTCGTGTTTGTGATTCCCTGCTTGTGATTGTTGTGAAGTCAGTGAGAGGAGCTTTCAGTGCTTAAATATCCTGGCACTTGGTCTATCTGTCTAATGTCACAGCACAGGTTTAACAAtgtaaaagaacaaaaaagtgTGGAAGTGCTCCCTTAGAAACAGAAGtggaaaacttaaaataaaactttgaaaaCAAAGTGCAATTTTGCACAGAgggcaaaaaaaccctgaaaacccTTTGAATGTCACTtccattctttctttcttttgctgaaaGCAGACTCTTGTTCTTGACTTCTGTTTGTAAACTAGTCTTGCCAAAATACACATTGGGTTTTTTCACTTCAGATAATTTGTGTTGTTACAATTGTTGCTGATCATTTCAACTTTTTTCAAAccataaattttatttcaagagGCCTTCCCTGTGGATTTCCTCCTGGCGCTCTGCAGCACTACACTGCTCTTTCAAGAGGCAAGAGAAAGTCACCTCACAGGAGACACTCAACACAGCTTAGCTGGCTGGAGCTAATCATGCGCTACTAATTTTcctctgtggggcaggaggggaattAAATTCTGCATAAAGTTGCTACCTCAAGGCTCCAAGTGCTTTTAAAGGTCTTTCACTTGGGAGAATTTAATAAGACAGTTCTTAAAATTGGTCTGTTCTTTTGAGttaaatgggtttttttaattgattcaTTGAGGGACCcttattttaattcattttactACTTGATTCTCAAAGGATGAACAGCTGCGAAGTTTGATTCTTGCACTGTAGTGTtgaacatgaaagaaaaatatctgccaTATAAACATATGGTTTTAACAAGTTAAACCACTCTGG from Haemorhous mexicanus isolate bHaeMex1 chromosome 11, bHaeMex1.pri, whole genome shotgun sequence includes:
- the PRKAR2A gene encoding cAMP-dependent protein kinase type II-alpha regulatory subunit — protein: MSIEIPPGLTELLQGYTVEVLRHRPSDLLGFAAEYFARLRDARDQEAGGGRRVVSFDGEPMQTESNGDEDPDRGDDESDSDFEPPVVNRYNRRVSVCAEAFNPDEEEEDTEQRVVHPKTDEQRCRLQEACKDILLFKNLDQEQLSQVLDAMFERKVKPQEHVIDQGDDGDNFYVVERGLYDIVVAKDNQSRCVGRYDNHGSFGELALMYNTPRAATIVATTEGALWGLDRVTFRRIILKNNAKKRKTYELFIESVPLLKSLEASERMKIVDVIGEKVYQDGERIISQGDKADCFYIVESGEVKILIKSKTMTSKEANQEVEIARCHRGQYFGELALVTNKPRAASAYAVGEVKCLVMDVQAFERLLGPCMDIMKRNITHYEEQLVAMFGSSMDLMDPGN